ATCTTTCGTGACACGGTGTTTTAGATCTTCTGAGATGCTCTGATTTAATGACGGCCTAAAATTCCCACCCATAGTATGAGCCGAATAGAATCATTCGTTATGAAGAACTCCCTGTCTTTCCCAGGATTATCTTGAGATATAAGCCGAGTGAATTCTAGAGCAGGCGTCCCGTCCGGATACCACACGAAACGGATGGCTCAGTGAGAATCTGGAGCGAACGACAATAGAGTTTGATATTTCCCCTTGCATCAGAATCGAAGAGATCGACCGGGAATTCTGAGAACCTAAGCGTTATGGGCTTGCTCGGGTTCCTGGTATTGAAGACTGATACAAGGTCTTTGACAACTGCCTCTAACCTATGAACGTGCGACTCAACTTGGCGCGCTGTTTCAAGTTGCTGAATTGTCTTGGTAGCACTACGACCTTTGTGTGGCTCCACCTCTATAGGCAGATTTCCATAAAACGCGCTTCAGCGATGAAATTGTATTCGTTCTGGACCTGCCTTACGTCTTTTTCAGCGTCGGATGGGATCGAGCTAGAATGAAGTGCCTGGATCTTATTGCCTAGATCCTTAAGCTGACCTTCAAATTATTTCGTCTGCTGCTGAGCATTGCGTTTGGCGTCTTCAGCACTATTCCGTGAGTCTACGGTGGAGCCCTTGTACCCGCAGAATAAAGCCGCTGCTCCAAAAGCAACGGCAAGAATATAATAAATATTCATGGCCACGTAATATAAGTTAGCCTCCGTTTCTAGGCAATACCCACTCCGGCACAAATGAAACCGAATGGGCCAGATCCGTTGCCCCGTCCACACAAAGCCTTGTTATCCTCACCTGCGGTGAAATAGGTGAAATGAATCTCTGACCAGGGTCTACTGCTCCGGATGCGGGTCTTTTCTGATGAGGGCGAGGTAGAGCAACGTGTCGGCGAGGTCTTGGTCGGTCATGGTGGTGTCAGGAAACATGCCGGTGCCGGGATGGCCTTCTCGGATGGCGCGGGCTCGTTCCTGATTGGTTTTCAAATGTAACACGTCGGGGTTGCGCAAATCCGAGGGGGGCGGATTCAGCTTCGCGATGAGCTTGGCGGTATCGGCTTCCAGGCGAGGTAGGCGATACAAATACCCGTCGACACCGTGACAGTAGTAGCAGACACCCTTCCCGTTGAAGATGTCTCGCCCCCGCAGGATATTACCCTTTAGTTTCCCGCTCGGTTGGCTGGACAAAGGTTCTGCCCAGGCGTCATCGGCTAGGGGCGCTGTCTCCATTCCCACCCAACCCGCGAGCAGGACACTGACTACGTTTAACCAGGCTTTCTTCTTCATTTGGTTTGCTTGGTCTCTCTTGTTGCATCGACCACTTTGTTTCCCTGAGTCAATCAATACACCAAACCAGATAGCCTGAACAAACAAGACAGCCCGGGTTCATATAACTCATCAGTGCCCACTGCAGCAGGCATTGTACCGATCTTCCGGAATCGTCTTCATGGTGTTGAAGATCGTGGTGCGCTCGTCCGCATTGGTGACGTTATCAATGGCAGGATAGAGCGCCCGCTCTTCCTTCCGATTGTGAGAGCCCAAGAGGTCAAGTAGCGACTGCTCCTCTTGATCACTATTGAGATCCTGACTCTCAACTTTCCGATGAATCGCGTCCAGCAGCTGCCTGATCTGTTCGTGCTCAAATCGCATCACGGGTGTCGGCCCGTCCTCGATCATCCCAGTTTTCTCTTCCCACATTGGAAACAGCAGCTCCTCTTCCCAGATGATATGCCGCTGGAGCCCGACTTTGAACTCCTTGAACGCGTCCTTCGCCTTGGCAAAATCCGATCGTTTCGATGCCTGAAAGGTCTTGAACAATTCATCCAGCCGGTCATGATCCTCCGCGTACAATGCCGTGATCGTGTTGTGCTCGCTCATAGATTCCCCCGTCATACCCACACCGACACCCTCATTCTATTTCTTTCTCCCCCATTCCGAAGAACCGACGCGCTTATCGCTCTCTCCGCTCTCGTATCGCGTCTTTGCCGGCTTGCAACGCCGCTTCAACATCAGCCCGGCGTTCATCGACGAATTGTCGGCCCCGGTTAATGACGTCATCAAGCGCCGCCCGAGCCTCTTTGGCTTTCTCAATCACGTCGTCTTCCGTCCTTCTTGCATAGCCTTTGAGCTCTCGCCGCGTGTCCTCGCCGGACCTTGGAGCCAAAAGAAACCCCGTCATGATCCCCATCATGGCTCCGCCGAGAAATGCCAGCGCCACCGCCAATCCTGAATCCTCATCGTTACGAGTCGTCATGGTCGACCCTCCCTGGATAACACATGGTTCGTTTATGCCACCGCGTGATGCCGGACGAGGCTCGTCACGGCACAACGGCCACAGCTTACTAAACGAACCAGTCGGAATACCACCCCCAAACATAAGATCTCACGACGACGACTCCGCCTCGCTGACCAACGTTACGTTCGGGGGCAGAGATGGACCAGAGCTATCCGAGAGGGTGGAAAGGAGCCAACATACGAATATAGTTGAGGACATCACGAATCTCTTGCTCGGACAACCGATCCGCCCACCCATGCATCGGACTGAAGAGCACTCCCTGTTTGATCGCGAGATAGAGGTCCATATCGGTCTTGGTCCGTGACTTCACGGCACGGAAATTTGCCGGAGGCACGATCAATTCCTTGATCTCAGGCCCAAGCCCATCGCCAGTAGCTCCGTGACAACCAGCACAGTGCTGTTGGAAGATTCGCTCCCCGCTCTTCGTGTTTCCAGAGTGGCTCTGAGCCAGAGCCCACGAGGCAGTCAAGGCGACTACCAGAATACTCATCAGAATACGTCCATGCATGTATACCCCTCTCTTCTCACAGA
This portion of the Nitrospira sp. genome encodes:
- a CDS encoding hemerythrin domain-containing protein — its product is MSEHNTITALYAEDHDRLDELFKTFQASKRSDFAKAKDAFKEFKVGLQRHIIWEEELLFPMWEEKTGMIEDGPTPVMRFEHEQIRQLLDAIHRKVESQDLNSDQEEQSLLDLLGSHNRKEERALYPAIDNVTNADERTTIFNTMKTIPEDRYNACCSGH
- a CDS encoding cytochrome c — protein: MSILVVALTASWALAQSHSGNTKSGERIFQQHCAGCHGATGDGLGPEIKELIVPPANFRAVKSRTKTDMDLYLAIKQGVLFSPMHGWADRLSEQEIRDVLNYIRMLAPFHPLG
- a CDS encoding YtxH domain-containing protein, whose product is MTTRNDEDSGLAVALAFLGGAMMGIMTGFLLAPRSGEDTRRELKGYARRTEDDVIEKAKEARAALDDVINRGRQFVDERRADVEAALQAGKDAIRERRER